One stretch of Caldinitratiruptor microaerophilus DNA includes these proteins:
- a CDS encoding phosphotriesterase family protein: MPFVRTLLGDIDPEEMGVTYSHEHIVCRPPYWQEKGEDDLLLDDPVKSLEDVKRFVQAGGKTIVDATCHDYGRDVPAVAEIARQAGIHVIGTAGLNKGFLWSARRPGSDETFAEWIERLTLEELTRFVADEVEVGMEGTPYRAGQVKFGTGYNSISPLEEKVLRAVARAHHETGAPVHSHTEAGTMALEQIELLKEEGVDLRHVSFGHMDRNPDTYYHLKIAETGAYLCFDGIGKVKYYPESVRIACILELVRHGHEQQILVSGDTARKSYYRSYGNGLGLGYILEKWVPRFIEEAEKAGFDGKRLVHLFLVENPRRCFTFKKGA; encoded by the coding sequence TTGCCGTTCGTCCGCACGCTCCTCGGTGACATTGATCCGGAAGAGATGGGCGTCACCTACTCCCACGAGCACATCGTCTGCCGGCCCCCGTACTGGCAGGAGAAGGGCGAGGACGACCTGCTCCTCGATGATCCGGTGAAGTCCCTGGAAGACGTGAAACGCTTCGTCCAGGCGGGCGGGAAGACCATCGTCGACGCCACCTGCCACGATTACGGGAGGGACGTGCCCGCGGTCGCCGAGATCGCGCGGCAGGCGGGCATCCACGTCATCGGCACGGCCGGGCTCAACAAGGGCTTCCTGTGGTCGGCCCGGCGCCCCGGCAGCGACGAGACCTTCGCCGAATGGATCGAGCGCCTCACGCTGGAGGAGCTCACCCGGTTCGTCGCCGACGAGGTTGAGGTCGGCATGGAGGGGACGCCCTACCGGGCCGGACAGGTCAAGTTCGGCACCGGCTACAACTCGATCTCCCCGCTGGAGGAGAAGGTCCTCCGGGCGGTGGCCCGGGCGCACCACGAGACCGGGGCGCCCGTCCACTCCCACACCGAGGCCGGGACCATGGCTCTGGAGCAGATCGAGCTCCTGAAGGAAGAGGGGGTCGACCTCCGCCACGTCAGCTTCGGCCACATGGACCGGAACCCCGACACCTACTACCACCTGAAGATCGCCGAGACCGGGGCCTACCTGTGCTTCGACGGCATCGGCAAGGTCAAGTACTACCCGGAGTCGGTACGGATCGCCTGCATCCTCGAGCTGGTCCGGCACGGGCACGAGCAGCAGATCCTCGTGAGCGGCGACACCGCCCGCAAGTCGTACTACCGGTCCTACGGGAACGGGCTGGGGCTCGGCTACATCCTCGAGAAGTGGGTACCCCGGTTCATCGAGGAGGCCGAGAAGGCGGGGTTCGACGGGAAGCGGCTCGTGCACCTCTTCTTGGTCGAGAACCCCCGCCGCTGCTTTACCTTCAAGAAAGGGGCGTGA
- a CDS encoding creatininase family protein, translating to MPCWEMEALSGEEAQRRLLETGIAILPLGAVETHGPHLPLGTDNYLAAYVARRVAEALGAVVLPVMPYGQVWSLYGFPGTLSVDDRALAGILTGIGRSLRDLGVPIFAIVNAHLGNANAMREAARALEAEGGPLTFYFSHPGLNEAAERVRESPRFHGSLFHACELETSMMRYVAPERVDMAKAIREDPRVPPDFEYRPTRWRELTRTGVMGDATLATAEKGKVLVEHTIERIVAVLAGARARLRGPGEAQPSTRR from the coding sequence GTGCCCTGCTGGGAGATGGAGGCGCTCTCCGGGGAAGAGGCTCAGCGGCGCCTCTTGGAGACGGGGATCGCGATCCTTCCCCTCGGTGCGGTGGAAACGCACGGTCCGCACCTGCCGCTCGGCACCGACAACTACCTGGCGGCCTACGTCGCCCGGCGGGTGGCCGAGGCCCTCGGAGCCGTGGTGCTGCCGGTCATGCCCTACGGCCAGGTCTGGTCGCTCTATGGCTTTCCCGGGACCCTGTCGGTTGACGACCGGGCGCTTGCCGGGATCCTGACCGGGATCGGTCGGAGCCTGCGCGATCTCGGCGTCCCGATCTTCGCCATCGTCAACGCCCATCTCGGCAACGCGAACGCGATGAGGGAGGCGGCTCGGGCCCTCGAGGCGGAGGGCGGCCCGCTCACGTTCTACTTCTCTCACCCGGGTCTGAACGAGGCCGCGGAGCGGGTGCGGGAGTCCCCCCGGTTTCACGGCAGCCTGTTCCACGCTTGCGAGCTCGAGACGTCGATGATGCGCTACGTGGCGCCGGAGCGGGTCGACATGGCGAAGGCGATCCGGGAAGACCCCCGGGTGCCGCCGGACTTCGAGTACCGGCCCACCCGATGGCGCGAGCTCACCCGCACCGGCGTCATGGGCGACGCGACCCTGGCCACGGCGGAGAAAGGCAAGGTCCTCGTGGAGCACACGATCGAGCGGATCGTCGCGGTGCTCGCCGGGGCGAGGGCACGGCTGCGCGGCCCCGGGGAGGCTCAGCCCAGCACCCGCCGGTAG
- a CDS encoding glycosyltransferase family 4 protein, with protein sequence MIPLRIGILAPITWRVPPRRYGPWEHVAGLLAEGLVARGHDVTLFAAGTSETRARLETVCPRPTGEDPSLDPALYLPLHIANAFRRAGEFDLIHNHLNWLPLTYAELVRTPVVTTLHGAAMLEPLSRQAFLRFRDRPYVAISRAEIEAVPELNYAGLVPNGIDLREFPFRPEPDPDPYLLFLGRASPKKGLHLAIELARRAGWRLLIAAHVPPDEQEFFRTRVEPHLDGDRIRYVGEVGGEERARLLGGARALVHLCTVPEPFGLVLAEAQACGTPVIGMDLGSVAEVVAHGETGFVVRDLDEAVTALRRLGEIDRAACRRRAEAHYSAERMVEGYLEVYRRVLG encoded by the coding sequence GTGATCCCCCTGCGCATCGGCATCCTGGCGCCGATCACCTGGCGCGTCCCGCCCCGGCGGTACGGCCCGTGGGAGCACGTGGCGGGCCTCCTGGCCGAGGGGCTCGTGGCCAGGGGCCACGACGTGACGCTGTTCGCCGCCGGCACGTCCGAGACACGGGCCCGCCTCGAGACGGTCTGTCCCCGGCCCACCGGCGAGGACCCCTCGCTCGACCCGGCCCTCTACCTCCCCCTCCACATCGCCAACGCCTTTCGCCGCGCCGGGGAGTTCGACCTCATCCACAACCACCTCAACTGGCTCCCGCTCACCTACGCCGAGCTGGTCCGGACGCCCGTCGTCACCACCCTGCACGGCGCCGCCATGCTGGAGCCCCTCAGCCGGCAGGCCTTCCTCCGCTTCCGGGACCGGCCGTACGTGGCCATCAGCCGGGCGGAGATCGAGGCGGTCCCCGAGCTGAACTACGCCGGCCTGGTCCCGAACGGCATCGACCTGCGGGAGTTCCCGTTCCGGCCTGAACCCGACCCGGACCCCTACCTCCTGTTCCTGGGACGGGCATCCCCCAAGAAGGGCCTCCACCTCGCCATCGAGCTGGCCCGCCGTGCCGGCTGGCGCCTCCTCATCGCCGCGCACGTCCCGCCGGACGAGCAGGAGTTCTTCCGCACCCGCGTGGAGCCCCATCTGGACGGTGACCGGATCCGGTACGTGGGCGAGGTCGGCGGGGAGGAGCGGGCCCGGCTCCTGGGCGGAGCCCGGGCGCTGGTGCACCTGTGCACGGTGCCGGAGCCCTTCGGCCTCGTGCTCGCCGAGGCCCAGGCCTGCGGGACGCCGGTGATCGGGATGGACCTCGGTTCGGTCGCGGAGGTCGTGGCCCACGGGGAGACGGGCTTCGTGGTCCGGGACCTGGACGAGGCGGTCACGGCACTCCGGCGGCTGGGCGAGATCGACCGCGCCGCCTGCCGCCGGCGGGCGGAGGCGCACTACAGCGCCGAGCGCATGGTGGAAGGGTACCTGGAGGTCTACCGGCGGGTGCTGGGCTGA
- the mtnA gene encoding S-methyl-5-thioribose-1-phosphate isomerase, protein MAPIEWADGRLRLLDQTRLPGEVRYVEPATAEAVWEAIRALRVRGAPAIGIAAAFGLYLGVRGSEARTREAFLADVRRVAEYLATARPTAVNLSWALRRVQRRVEVLEAPVDTLKAEVLAGALELLEEDRRTCRDIGRRGAPLLAGARAVLTHCNAGGLATAQYGTALAPIYHLHEQGHTLRVYVDETRPLLQGARLTAWELLQAGIPVTLITDSMAAVVLRQRRVDAVIVGADRVASNGDTANKIGTYGLAVLAREHGVPLYVALPTSTFDFSLPDGDRIPIEERSPDEVTHLAGVRTAPEGVDVFNPAFDVTPAHLITAFITEVGVIHPPFGPALAQLRKDLGR, encoded by the coding sequence GTGGCGCCCATCGAGTGGGCCGACGGCCGGCTGCGGCTCCTGGACCAGACGCGCCTGCCGGGGGAGGTGCGTTACGTCGAGCCCGCCACGGCCGAAGCGGTCTGGGAGGCCATCCGGGCGCTGCGGGTCCGTGGCGCCCCGGCGATCGGCATCGCGGCGGCCTTCGGCCTGTACCTGGGGGTGCGCGGGTCGGAGGCGCGGACCCGCGAGGCCTTCCTGGCCGACGTCCGCCGGGTCGCCGAGTACCTGGCCACCGCCCGGCCGACGGCGGTCAACCTCTCCTGGGCGCTGCGGCGCGTGCAGCGCCGGGTGGAGGTCCTGGAAGCACCGGTCGACACCCTCAAGGCGGAGGTCCTGGCCGGAGCGCTGGAGCTCCTGGAGGAGGACCGGCGGACGTGCCGGGACATCGGCCGGCGCGGCGCGCCGCTGCTGGCCGGCGCCCGCGCGGTGCTGACGCACTGCAACGCGGGCGGGCTGGCCACGGCGCAGTACGGCACCGCGCTGGCCCCCATCTACCACCTGCACGAGCAGGGCCACACCCTGCGCGTCTACGTGGACGAGACGCGCCCCCTGCTCCAGGGGGCGCGCCTGACGGCCTGGGAGCTGCTCCAGGCGGGCATCCCGGTCACGCTCATCACCGACAGCATGGCGGCGGTGGTGCTGCGGCAGCGCCGGGTCGACGCGGTCATCGTCGGCGCGGACCGCGTCGCCAGCAACGGCGACACCGCCAACAAGATCGGCACCTACGGGCTGGCGGTGCTGGCCCGCGAGCACGGGGTGCCGCTGTACGTCGCCCTGCCGACCTCCACCTTCGACTTCTCGCTTCCGGACGGGGACAGGATCCCCATCGAAGAGCGCTCCCCCGACGAGGTCACCCACCTGGCCGGCGTGCGCACGGCTCCCGAGGGCGTCGACGTGTTCAACCCGGCGTTCGACGTGACCCCGGCTCACCTGATCACGGCCTTCATCACCGAGGTGGGGGTGATCCACCCGCCGTTCGGGCCGGCCCTCGCGCAGTTGCGGAAGGACCTCGGCCGGTGA
- a CDS encoding metal-sulfur cluster assembly factor, whose amino-acid sequence MPLVRIEDVRQALRNVIDPEVGLSVIDLGLVYDIDIQEDGSVRVKMTLTTPGCPMSGSLPRVAEYALARVPGVTNAEVELVWDPPWSPDRITEEGRRLLGWR is encoded by the coding sequence GTGCCGCTGGTCCGCATCGAGGACGTCCGGCAGGCGCTCAGGAACGTGATCGATCCGGAAGTGGGCCTGAGCGTCATCGACCTGGGCCTGGTCTACGACATCGACATCCAGGAGGACGGTTCGGTCCGGGTGAAGATGACGCTGACGACCCCCGGCTGCCCGATGAGCGGGTCGCTGCCGAGGGTCGCCGAGTACGCGCTCGCCCGGGTGCCCGGAGTCACGAACGCCGAGGTGGAACTGGTCTGGGACCCGCCGTGGTCGCCGGACCGGATCACCGAGGAGGGCCGCCGCCTGCTGGGCTGGCGGTAG
- a CDS encoding superoxide dismutase: MAHELPPLPYDYAALEPYIDEQTMRIHHDKHHGAYVSNLNAALEGHSDLAALSVEDLLRRIQTVPENIRTAVRNNGGGHANHTMFWEIMKPGGSKSPTGDLAAAIDRTFGSFDAFKDQLTKAAMGRFGSGWAWLVMKPDKSLAIYSTANQDSPYMDGDTPILGVDVWEHAYYLKYQNRRADYLVAWWNVVNWDEVAKRYQAAKG; the protein is encoded by the coding sequence GTGGCACACGAGCTCCCGCCGCTCCCCTACGATTACGCGGCACTCGAACCGTACATCGACGAGCAGACCATGCGGATCCACCACGACAAGCACCACGGGGCGTACGTGAGCAACCTGAACGCTGCCCTCGAAGGGCACTCCGACCTGGCTGCGCTCTCCGTCGAGGATCTGCTGCGCCGGATCCAGACCGTGCCCGAGAATATCCGGACGGCGGTCCGGAACAACGGCGGCGGGCACGCGAACCACACCATGTTCTGGGAGATCATGAAGCCGGGCGGCAGCAAGTCGCCCACGGGCGACCTCGCCGCGGCCATCGACAGGACCTTCGGCAGCTTCGACGCCTTCAAGGACCAGCTGACCAAGGCGGCGATGGGGCGGTTCGGCAGCGGCTGGGCCTGGCTGGTGATGAAGCCGGACAAGAGCCTGGCCATCTACAGCACAGCCAACCAGGACAGCCCGTACATGGACGGGGACACCCCCATCCTGGGCGTCGACGTGTGGGAGCACGCCTACTACCTCAAGTACCAGAACCGTCGGGCGGACTACCTGGTGGCGTGGTGGAACGTCGTCAACTGGGACGAGGTGGCGAAGCGGTACCAGGCGGCGAAGGGCTAG
- a CDS encoding universal stress protein, giving the protein MRRVLLATDGSQGSLRAARTLGAMLECMPEVEVTVLYVAHVPRELYMTDVYGNKVVPEIPLDVMIRRSAEPILNSTIEALGIPKERVRAEVQVGDPAEEITDLARLEEYDLIVVGSRGLGPVKEILLGSVSNRVLHTAPCPVLVVR; this is encoded by the coding sequence ATGCGCAGGGTGCTTCTCGCCACGGATGGTTCGCAGGGTAGCCTGCGTGCCGCGCGGACCCTCGGGGCCATGCTCGAGTGCATGCCCGAGGTCGAGGTGACGGTTCTCTACGTCGCCCACGTCCCGCGGGAGCTCTACATGACCGACGTCTACGGGAACAAGGTCGTCCCCGAGATCCCGCTCGACGTGATGATCCGCCGCTCGGCGGAACCGATCCTGAATTCCACCATCGAGGCCCTCGGCATCCCGAAGGAGCGGGTACGGGCCGAGGTCCAGGTGGGTGACCCGGCCGAGGAGATCACCGACCTGGCCCGCCTCGAGGAGTACGACCTCATCGTCGTGGGCAGCCGGGGTCTGGGGCCGGTCAAGGAGATCCTGCTGGGCAGCGTCTCCAACCGGGTCCTCCACACCGCCCCCTGCCCCGTCCTGGTGGTCCGCTGA
- a CDS encoding LysR family transcriptional regulator, whose protein sequence is MRLEQLEAFCAAVRTGSISGGARSLGLTQAAASQRIKALEEDLGVQLLARGPGGVVPTPAGDEILRVALRAIALLRQVERPHPAQPVTVRVGATPVLAADAVPQALLALRTVAPEVVTSLQIGVLDELLRDLEDGTLHIVYAEGPLDRPGLRVTTIGRDTLRLVGSAADVWNVRPALSPEEWLEQPHVLFPTGCGLRRALHAAMVSAGLPPEHLQVRAEFSSLEAIQTLVETGVGLTWLPRRAVRRGLQAGTLQLLDVRGFRVEFPYLALSRSARPLPPAAVRLTSLVADLLDHRRAARRRRQLV, encoded by the coding sequence GTGCGGCTCGAGCAGCTCGAAGCCTTCTGCGCCGCCGTTCGCACCGGAAGCATCTCCGGCGGAGCCCGCAGCCTCGGCCTCACCCAGGCCGCCGCCAGCCAGCGGATCAAGGCGCTGGAAGAGGATCTCGGCGTGCAGCTCCTGGCGCGCGGCCCGGGTGGGGTCGTCCCCACCCCGGCGGGCGACGAGATCCTACGGGTCGCCCTGAGAGCCATCGCGCTGCTTCGTCAGGTCGAACGGCCTCACCCGGCCCAGCCTGTCACGGTCCGGGTGGGAGCGACGCCGGTCCTGGCCGCCGACGCGGTCCCCCAGGCCCTGCTGGCCCTCCGGACGGTCGCGCCGGAGGTCGTGACGAGCCTCCAGATCGGGGTGCTGGACGAGCTACTCCGGGACCTCGAAGACGGCACCCTGCACATCGTGTACGCAGAAGGGCCGCTCGACCGGCCGGGGCTGCGCGTCACGACGATCGGGCGGGATACGCTGCGCCTGGTGGGGTCGGCCGCCGACGTGTGGAACGTCCGGCCCGCCCTCTCCCCGGAGGAGTGGCTGGAGCAGCCCCACGTGCTCTTCCCCACGGGCTGCGGCCTGCGCCGCGCCCTCCACGCCGCGATGGTGAGCGCCGGCCTGCCCCCCGAGCACCTGCAGGTCCGGGCGGAGTTCAGCAGCCTGGAGGCGATCCAGACCCTCGTCGAGACGGGGGTCGGGCTCACGTGGCTGCCGCGGCGCGCCGTCCGGCGCGGCCTGCAGGCCGGAACGCTGCAGCTCCTCGACGTGCGCGGATTCCGGGTCGAGTTCCCGTACCTCGCCCTCTCCCGCAGCGCACGTCCGCTTCCCCCGGCGGCCGTCCGGCTCACCTCGCTGGTGGCCGACCTGCTGGACCACCGGCGGGCGGCCCGGCGCCGCCGCCAGCTGGTCTGA
- a CDS encoding N-acetylmuramoyl-L-alanine amidase: MPKPLVCLDPGHGGADPGAAGNSLAEKDLALDLALRIREELLSGYHVDVLMTRETDTFVSLADRARMANDAGADYFHSVHLNAFEPSARGYEDFVHTSVRDDGRAARIRAAVHEAVMELLTPYGVPDRGYKRADFFVLRETAMPAVLTENLFVTNEADAGLLRQELFRQALARAHVRGIARGLGLQPVARPPVLYKVQVGAFTQRENAERLAAELRDKGYSVYIVRTSPD; encoded by the coding sequence GTGCCCAAGCCCCTGGTCTGCCTGGATCCCGGGCATGGCGGGGCGGACCCCGGCGCAGCGGGGAACTCCCTGGCCGAGAAGGATCTGGCCCTCGACCTGGCCCTGCGGATCCGGGAAGAGCTGCTGTCGGGCTACCACGTCGACGTGCTCATGACCCGGGAGACCGATACGTTCGTTTCCCTCGCGGACCGCGCCCGCATGGCGAACGACGCCGGCGCGGACTACTTTCACTCGGTGCACCTCAACGCCTTCGAGCCTTCGGCGCGCGGCTACGAGGACTTCGTCCACACCAGCGTCCGGGACGACGGCCGGGCCGCCCGCATCCGCGCCGCCGTGCACGAGGCGGTCATGGAGCTGCTGACCCCCTACGGCGTGCCGGACCGGGGCTACAAGCGAGCCGATTTCTTCGTGCTCCGGGAAACGGCCATGCCCGCCGTGCTCACGGAGAACCTCTTCGTCACGAACGAGGCCGATGCCGGCCTGCTCCGCCAGGAGCTGTTCCGCCAGGCCCTGGCCAGGGCGCACGTGCGAGGGATCGCCCGGGGGCTGGGCCTGCAGCCCGTGGCCCGGCCGCCCGTGCTCTACAAGGTGCAGGTGGGCGCCTTCACGCAGCGCGAGAACGCGGAGCGCCTGGCTGCGGAGCTGCGCGACAAGGGTTACTCCGTCTACATCGTGCGCACGTCGCCGGACTAG
- a CDS encoding diguanylate cyclase, with protein MVRSGWERIGLERGQQSWAPGERRLAGLLGLVSAVAAAGLAASSSAGARAPLAVVLLVAVAVATVGLLELPDRRSRPVFTHLLSASMAVSAATATELAGHNDLILAMSYASLTWYLAFTYGTRVGALGAGAGTAHALAGFVLYPGRHLFPGLVAIVVLWTIFGAATRAVNLHLQNEHQRQYLRAVVASTAILCGLDLTETLEITATQVIESTGADVCVIFLLDPQVQVLRPRVIRFAPHAHDPQELEAWQRITVKVGEGLTGWVAKHRQPILSGDAERDPRAAHLPGTPVDDESVCIVPMTAGDRLLGVIRASRRGLNQFDVQDLQLLQVLAGHAAIAIDHARLYDEARSLSVTDPLTGAYNRRYLDAVPHLAPQPGHDPPEQIGVLMVDLYDFKRVNDTWGHPAGDTLLRETADLLRRSVRSGDTVIRYGGDEFVVLMPGAGRAEAEAVKRRVEEAVAQFNRSRKPGEPPLLLNIGVDSAPPSELQTILTRADAEMYDSKRRSDRRRLWSLLEAPAHRWERQAFEAAAALAEFFERVDPGARSRGERRRRFAVATARELGLPPEEISAVGVAALLVEVGKLPVPPAILHRPGPLEPHEWAEVRRYPEYGANLAAAFGPLAPVAPLLRHHRERWDGATSGRFPGYPDGLQGAQIPRGARILAVVTAYEAMTSQRPYAPALSADEAADEVRRCAGSQFDPVIAAAFLRIVTGRGTRTQL; from the coding sequence ATGGTGCGGTCGGGTTGGGAACGGATCGGGCTGGAGAGGGGCCAGCAGTCGTGGGCCCCGGGGGAGCGGCGGCTGGCCGGCCTGCTCGGGCTCGTCTCCGCCGTCGCGGCGGCCGGGCTGGCGGCGTCGAGCTCGGCGGGAGCCCGCGCGCCCCTGGCCGTCGTGCTGCTCGTCGCCGTCGCCGTGGCGACGGTGGGCCTGCTCGAACTGCCCGACCGGCGATCCCGCCCCGTCTTCACCCACCTGCTGAGCGCCTCGATGGCGGTGTCCGCGGCCACGGCCACGGAACTCGCCGGCCACAACGACCTCATCCTGGCGATGAGCTATGCCTCGCTGACCTGGTACCTGGCCTTCACCTACGGGACCCGGGTGGGGGCCCTGGGCGCCGGCGCGGGCACCGCGCACGCGCTCGCGGGCTTCGTGCTCTACCCCGGGCGGCATCTCTTCCCCGGGCTGGTCGCCATCGTGGTGCTGTGGACGATCTTCGGGGCAGCCACCCGGGCGGTCAACCTCCACCTCCAGAACGAGCATCAGAGGCAGTACCTGCGGGCCGTCGTTGCCTCTACCGCCATCCTCTGCGGCCTCGACCTGACCGAGACGCTGGAGATCACCGCCACCCAGGTCATCGAGTCGACCGGGGCGGACGTGTGCGTGATCTTCCTCCTCGACCCCCAGGTCCAGGTGTTGCGGCCCCGGGTCATCCGGTTCGCTCCCCACGCTCACGATCCCCAGGAGCTGGAAGCGTGGCAGCGGATCACCGTGAAGGTCGGAGAAGGCCTGACGGGCTGGGTGGCGAAGCACCGCCAGCCCATCCTCTCCGGCGACGCCGAGCGCGACCCCCGGGCGGCGCACCTGCCCGGCACCCCGGTGGACGACGAGTCCGTCTGCATCGTGCCGATGACCGCCGGCGACAGGCTCCTGGGCGTGATCCGGGCGAGCCGCCGCGGGCTCAACCAGTTCGACGTCCAGGACCTCCAGCTCCTCCAGGTGCTGGCCGGGCACGCCGCCATCGCCATCGACCACGCCCGCCTGTACGACGAGGCCCGCAGCCTGTCCGTCACCGACCCGCTCACCGGGGCGTACAACCGCCGCTACCTGGACGCCGTGCCCCACCTGGCCCCGCAGCCCGGGCACGACCCGCCGGAGCAGATCGGTGTCCTGATGGTCGACCTCTACGACTTCAAGCGCGTGAACGACACGTGGGGGCACCCGGCGGGCGACACCCTCCTGCGGGAGACGGCGGACCTCCTGCGGCGCAGCGTCCGTTCCGGGGACACGGTGATCCGTTACGGCGGCGACGAGTTCGTCGTCCTCATGCCGGGGGCGGGCCGGGCGGAGGCCGAGGCGGTCAAGCGCCGGGTCGAGGAGGCCGTGGCCCAGTTCAACCGCTCCCGCAAGCCGGGCGAGCCGCCGCTTCTTCTGAACATCGGGGTGGACTCGGCCCCCCCGTCCGAGCTCCAGACCATCCTCACCCGGGCGGACGCCGAGATGTACGATTCGAAGCGCCGGTCGGATCGGCGCCGCCTCTGGAGCCTCCTCGAGGCGCCGGCGCACCGTTGGGAGCGGCAGGCCTTCGAGGCGGCGGCCGCCCTGGCGGAGTTCTTCGAGCGGGTCGACCCGGGCGCGCGCAGCCGCGGGGAGCGCCGTCGCCGGTTCGCCGTGGCGACGGCGCGGGAGCTCGGTCTGCCCCCGGAAGAGATCAGCGCGGTGGGCGTCGCGGCCCTCCTCGTGGAGGTGGGCAAGCTGCCCGTGCCCCCCGCGATCTTGCACCGCCCGGGGCCCCTCGAGCCGCACGAGTGGGCGGAGGTGCGGCGTTACCCCGAGTACGGCGCCAACCTGGCCGCTGCCTTTGGGCCCCTGGCGCCCGTCGCCCCCCTGCTCCGCCACCACCGGGAGCGCTGGGACGGGGCCACCAGCGGGCGATTCCCGGGGTACCCGGACGGACTGCAAGGGGCTCAGATCCCGCGGGGGGCGCGGATCCTGGCCGTGGTGACCGCCTACGAGGCCATGACATCCCAGCGCCCCTACGCGCCGGCCCTCTCCGCGGACGAGGCCGCCGATGAGGTGCGGCGCTGCGCCGGTAGCCAGTTCGACCCCGTCATCGCCGCAGCCTTCCTGCGGATCGTCACGGGGCGCGGCACCCGGACCCAGCTGTAG
- a CDS encoding zinc-binding dehydrogenase, whose protein sequence is MRAVVFDAHGGPEVLRLAEMPDPEPGPGEAVVRVGACGVNWLDVILRRGETPGKPALPHIPGSEVAGEVVALGAGVSGVQVGDRVAVAPYLFCGTCEYCLRGQESLCLRGDILGLMSQGGYAEYVRVPARSVVPLPSNLSFEDGAALGLSALTAYHMLITRARLSPGETVLVLAAGSGVGSAAIQIARLAGARVIATAGSPEKLARARELGAEAVIDHRQQDIAQEVRRLTGKRGVDVVFEHVGQATWDQSVAALARGGRLVTCGSLTGPDGRVNIWTLFAKELSLIGSYGGSRGELRTVLELASRGALRPVIHAVHPLEEAAAAHRTVEAREQFGKLVLRP, encoded by the coding sequence ATGCGTGCGGTCGTGTTCGATGCTCACGGAGGTCCGGAGGTGCTGCGCCTGGCGGAGATGCCCGATCCCGAGCCCGGTCCGGGCGAGGCGGTCGTCCGGGTGGGGGCGTGCGGGGTCAACTGGCTCGACGTCATCCTGCGGCGGGGGGAGACCCCCGGCAAGCCGGCGCTGCCCCACATACCGGGGTCGGAGGTGGCCGGGGAGGTCGTCGCCCTGGGCGCGGGCGTCAGCGGGGTTCAGGTGGGGGACCGGGTGGCCGTGGCCCCGTACCTCTTCTGCGGCACCTGCGAGTACTGCCTGCGGGGGCAGGAGAGCCTCTGCCTGCGCGGGGACATCCTCGGCCTGATGAGCCAGGGCGGGTACGCCGAGTACGTGCGCGTGCCGGCCCGGAGCGTGGTACCCCTGCCCTCGAACCTGAGCTTCGAGGATGGGGCCGCGCTGGGCCTCAGCGCCCTGACCGCCTACCACATGCTCATCACGCGGGCGCGCCTCTCCCCCGGCGAGACGGTGCTGGTCCTGGCCGCCGGCAGCGGGGTGGGCAGCGCCGCGATCCAGATCGCCCGCCTCGCCGGTGCCCGGGTGATCGCCACGGCCGGGAGCCCCGAGAAGCTCGCGAGGGCGCGCGAGCTGGGTGCCGAGGCGGTCATCGACCACCGGCAGCAGGACATCGCCCAGGAGGTGCGGCGCCTGACCGGCAAGCGCGGGGTCGACGTCGTCTTCGAGCACGTGGGGCAGGCCACCTGGGACCAGTCCGTCGCGGCACTGGCACGGGGCGGGCGGCTCGTCACCTGCGGGTCGCTCACCGGCCCGGACGGGCGGGTGAACATCTGGACCCTCTTCGCGAAGGAACTGAGCCTCATCGGCTCGTATGGCGGCAGCCGGGGCGAGCTGCGCACCGTCCTCGAGCTCGCCTCCCGTGGGGCGCTGCGGCCGGTCATCCACGCCGTCCATCCCCTCGAGGAAGCCGCGGCCGCCCACCGGACGGTGGAGGCCCGGGAGCAGTTCGGCAAGCTGGTGCTCCGCCCGTGA